From Leifsonia sp. fls2-241-R2A-40a, one genomic window encodes:
- the recO gene encoding DNA repair protein RecO, whose product MPVYRDEAVVLRTHKLGEADRIVTMLSRQHGKIRAVAKGVRRTASRFGSRLEPFMVADVQLYEGRSLDVVTQAESIGAYGALIADDYASYTAANAMVEAADRLTDAEASLQQYLLLVGGLRSLSRREHGAGLTLDSYLLRALSLAGWAPSFQDCSRCGTPGPHTAVVVQLGGVVCENCAPQGAPRVDSDTIALLGALLSGDWETVEASSEQTRSRANGVVAAYTQWHLERGLRSLQHVQHEPKPHHDQKASG is encoded by the coding sequence GTGCCTGTCTACCGTGATGAAGCCGTCGTGCTCCGCACCCACAAGCTGGGGGAAGCCGACCGCATCGTCACCATGCTCAGCCGGCAGCACGGCAAGATCCGCGCGGTGGCCAAGGGCGTGCGGCGCACGGCATCCCGGTTCGGATCCCGTCTCGAGCCGTTCATGGTCGCGGACGTACAGCTGTACGAGGGCCGCAGCCTCGACGTCGTCACCCAGGCCGAGTCGATCGGCGCGTACGGCGCCCTCATCGCCGACGACTACGCGAGCTACACCGCCGCGAACGCGATGGTCGAGGCCGCCGACCGGCTGACCGACGCCGAAGCATCGCTGCAGCAGTACCTCCTGTTGGTGGGAGGCTTGCGGTCGCTCTCGCGGCGGGAGCACGGCGCCGGACTGACGCTCGACTCGTACCTGCTGCGCGCGCTGTCGCTGGCGGGATGGGCGCCGAGCTTCCAGGACTGCTCGCGCTGCGGCACACCCGGCCCGCACACCGCCGTGGTCGTCCAGCTCGGCGGTGTCGTCTGCGAGAACTGCGCGCCGCAGGGCGCCCCGCGGGTCGACTCCGACACGATCGCCCTGCTCGGTGCGCTGCTGTCGGGCGACTGGGAGACGGTTGAGGCGTCGTCCGAGCAGACCCGCAGCCGCGCGAACGGCGTGGTCGCGGCGTACACCCAGTGGCACCTGGAGCGTGGGCTGCGCTCCCTGCAGCACGTCCAGCACGAACCGAAGCCGCACCACGACCAGAAGGCGAGTGGATGA
- a CDS encoding isoprenyl transferase: protein MSPKPYTHKDAVEYRPLDWTGVYPPAFPAGSVPSHVAIVMDGNGRWANRQGLTRIEGHRAGEAALLDVVAGAIQAGVKHLSVYAFSTENWKRSPDEVRFLMGFNREVLHRRRDQLNEWGVRVRWAGRKPRLWSSVIKELQYAEQLTAGNDVLTLTMCVNYGGRTEIADAVRSIADEVAAGRMRPSAVSEKTIQRHLYLPDMPDVDLFVRSSGEQRTSNFLLWQSAYAEMVFLDTLWPDFSRTDLWDAVDLYLRRNRRFGGAIDTPTPSSASAASPSE from the coding sequence ATGAGTCCCAAGCCCTACACGCACAAGGATGCGGTCGAGTACCGCCCGCTCGACTGGACCGGGGTCTACCCGCCCGCGTTCCCGGCGGGGAGCGTGCCGTCGCACGTGGCGATCGTCATGGACGGCAACGGCCGGTGGGCGAACCGCCAGGGGCTCACGCGCATCGAGGGACACCGCGCCGGGGAGGCGGCCCTGCTGGATGTGGTGGCCGGCGCCATCCAGGCCGGAGTGAAGCACCTGAGCGTGTACGCGTTCTCGACGGAGAACTGGAAGCGGTCGCCCGACGAGGTGCGCTTTCTGATGGGCTTCAACCGCGAGGTGCTGCACCGACGGCGGGACCAGCTCAACGAGTGGGGCGTCCGTGTGCGCTGGGCCGGTCGCAAGCCGCGGCTGTGGTCGTCGGTCATCAAGGAGCTGCAGTACGCCGAACAGCTGACCGCGGGCAACGACGTCCTGACGTTGACCATGTGCGTCAACTACGGCGGCCGGACGGAGATCGCCGATGCGGTGCGGTCCATCGCCGACGAGGTGGCGGCGGGCAGGATGCGGCCGTCGGCGGTGAGCGAGAAGACCATCCAGCGTCACCTCTACCTCCCGGACATGCCCGACGTCGACCTCTTCGTGCGCAGTTCGGGGGAGCAGCGGACCAGCAACTTCCTCCTCTGGCAGAGCGCGTACGCCGAGATGGTGTTCCTCGACACGCTGTGGCCGGACTTCAGCCGGACCGACCTGTGGGATGCGGTGGACCTGTACCTTCGGCGCAACCGCCGGTTCGGGGGCGCGATCGACACGCCCACGCCATCCAGTGCGTCGGCGGCATCCCCTTCGGAATAG